In Marinobacter sp. es.048, the following proteins share a genomic window:
- a CDS encoding NAD(P)-dependent oxidoreductase translates to MTQTVAFIGLGIMGSRMAANLLDKGDVNLIVYNRSTEAAKPLKDKGAKVADSAADAVRQADVVFSMLASPPVVEDMALGKDGFVSAMAENALWVDCSTVNPSFTEHAEESAKAQGIRFMDAPVAGTREPAASGELTFLVGGNEEDFQSVKPLLQTMGKKIVHVGQVGRGTAFKMLVNAMLAQSMLAFAETTLLGEKLGFSRDFLMDTLPNLPVTPPFIGGKAELIRNGDFDAQFPLELMHKDLHLLEQTAYEVGQPLYLANLAKEVYGSASSSGWARKDFASVFEFLNRD, encoded by the coding sequence ATGACGCAAACAGTAGCTTTTATCGGACTTGGCATCATGGGTTCGCGCATGGCGGCGAACCTCCTGGACAAGGGCGACGTCAACCTGATCGTCTACAACCGCTCGACTGAAGCCGCAAAACCGCTGAAAGACAAAGGCGCGAAAGTCGCCGATTCGGCGGCCGACGCCGTCCGGCAGGCGGATGTGGTCTTCTCAATGCTCGCCTCTCCTCCCGTTGTCGAGGATATGGCCCTCGGCAAGGATGGATTTGTCAGCGCCATGGCGGAAAATGCACTCTGGGTGGACTGCTCCACTGTGAACCCATCATTCACCGAGCACGCCGAAGAGTCCGCCAAAGCTCAGGGCATTCGGTTCATGGATGCCCCGGTTGCCGGTACCCGTGAGCCGGCTGCAAGCGGCGAACTGACCTTCCTCGTGGGAGGCAACGAAGAAGACTTTCAATCGGTAAAGCCGCTCCTTCAGACCATGGGCAAGAAAATTGTACACGTGGGCCAGGTCGGTCGCGGCACCGCCTTCAAAATGCTAGTGAACGCCATGCTGGCGCAGTCCATGCTCGCTTTTGCCGAGACCACTCTGCTGGGAGAGAAACTGGGGTTCTCAAGAGATTTCCTGATGGACACCCTGCCAAACTTACCTGTTACTCCGCCCTTTATCGGGGGTAAAGCTGAGCTGATCCGCAATGGGGACTTTGACGCTCAGTTCCCGCTCGAGCTGATGCACAAAGACCTGCACTTGTTGGAGCAAACGGCCTACGAAGTCGGCCAGCCGCTGTATCTGGCCAACCTGGCCAAAGAAGTCTATGGAAGTGCCAGCAGCAGTGGCTGGGCGCGCAAGGATTTTGCGTCGGTGTTTGAGTTTCTCAACCGGGACTGA
- a CDS encoding succinylglutamate desuccinylase/aspartoacylase family protein yields MSNSNVLAYLNDPSPRTLGRSPLEWLEQLQKPTVVRVAGRDRSRTRAMATLLHGNEPSGLLALHRWLLEQHTPEVNMLFLLGGIYPAKIPPTLSMRQLPDGRDLNRCFREPFEGEEGAIARAMLAELHNAKPECLLDVHNTSGSGPAFAVSITNDAAHQALTSLFTDRLIMTDLRLGALMEYSEQEVPTVTIECGGYQDEQAHELAYEGLVRYCSRPDVLSLEKADWDVTVLRNPIRVELAPEATIEYRLEPTGHADLTFPPDIEHRNFGIVSPDESLGWVGKKGLDILTAIGHNRKENMEQVLQVRDGQIYPAQALRTFMITTNPVIAKSDCLFYAVKATGEPIF; encoded by the coding sequence GTGAGTAACTCGAACGTTCTTGCTTATCTGAATGATCCCTCGCCCCGGACACTGGGCCGCTCCCCCCTTGAGTGGCTGGAGCAACTGCAAAAGCCGACGGTTGTTCGTGTTGCCGGTCGTGATCGCTCCCGGACCCGAGCCATGGCAACGCTGCTTCACGGCAATGAGCCCTCGGGCCTGCTTGCGCTTCATCGATGGCTGCTCGAACAGCACACCCCGGAAGTCAACATGCTGTTTCTCCTGGGTGGCATCTACCCTGCAAAGATTCCTCCCACACTCTCAATGCGACAGCTTCCAGACGGACGTGACCTCAACCGATGTTTCAGAGAACCGTTCGAGGGAGAAGAAGGGGCGATTGCCAGGGCCATGCTGGCAGAGCTCCATAACGCGAAGCCCGAATGCCTGCTGGATGTTCACAACACCTCGGGTTCAGGCCCTGCGTTCGCCGTGTCCATCACCAATGACGCAGCGCATCAGGCACTGACATCGCTCTTTACCGACCGCTTGATTATGACGGATCTACGCCTGGGGGCGCTGATGGAGTATTCCGAGCAGGAGGTGCCCACGGTAACCATCGAGTGCGGTGGTTACCAGGACGAACAGGCGCACGAACTGGCCTATGAGGGACTCGTCCGATATTGCTCAAGGCCAGATGTTTTGTCACTGGAGAAAGCGGACTGGGACGTTACCGTGCTGCGCAATCCGATCCGGGTGGAACTGGCGCCTGAAGCAACCATAGAATATCGCCTCGAGCCCACTGGCCACGCGGACCTGACCTTCCCCCCCGACATCGAGCATCGTAATTTCGGAATCGTGTCCCCGGATGAGTCCTTGGGATGGGTTGGCAAAAAAGGCCTGGACATACTCACCGCGATCGGCCACAACCGAAAGGAGAACATGGAACAGGTACTTCAGGTCAGGGATGGGCAGATCTACCCCGCCCAGGCCCTCAGGACCTTTATGATTACCACCAATCCGGTTATTGCGAAGAGTGATTGCCTGTTTTATGCGGTCAAGGCAACCGGTGAACCTATTTTTTAA